The Sinomicrobium kalidii genome contains a region encoding:
- a CDS encoding DUF2911 domain-containing protein, translating into MRKYIGIFILAVTLAFVSGAHAQKFSGLDKSPCDIAYYRTGRKAPPIAKVIYSRPQKKGRPVFGTLVPFDKVWRTGANEATEITFFKDVMFGDKEVKAGTYSLFTIPGMKEWTVILNSDTDVWGAFDYDEANDVARTTAAVSSGSKALEAFSITFEPNDNGADMYLGWDTTRVKVPVSEK; encoded by the coding sequence ATGAGAAAATATATTGGCATATTCATACTTGCCGTAACACTTGCTTTTGTATCGGGGGCTCATGCCCAGAAATTCAGCGGACTGGATAAAAGTCCCTGCGACATTGCCTATTATCGTACCGGTCGCAAGGCCCCTCCCATTGCAAAGGTAATTTACAGCAGGCCGCAAAAGAAAGGCAGACCCGTGTTCGGCACCCTGGTACCTTTTGACAAGGTGTGGCGTACGGGAGCCAACGAAGCAACGGAAATCACTTTTTTCAAGGATGTGATGTTCGGAGACAAGGAAGTAAAGGCCGGGACCTATTCGCTCTTTACCATTCCCGGAATGAAAGAATGGACGGTTATTCTGAACAGCGATACGGATGTATGGGGCGCTTTTGATTATGACGAGGCCAACGATGTGGCCCGTACTACAGCTGCCGTAAGTTCAGGAAGTAAAGCTCTGGAGGCCTTTTCCATAACTTTTGAACCCAACGATAACGGAGCGGACATGTACCTGGGATGGGATACAACCAGGGTAAAAGTCCCGGTAAGTGAAAAATAG